From one Sardina pilchardus chromosome 6, fSarPil1.1, whole genome shotgun sequence genomic stretch:
- the rab42b gene encoding ras-related protein Rab-42b has product MDLTLWQYQFRIIMLGDSTVGKSSMLKRYTEDLFMECLNQTVGVDFYVHFLEVEPNVRVKLQFWDTAGQERFRSVTRSYYRNSVGGLLVFDLGNRTSFEHLEEWHQEVLEHVQPHGVLFVLVGHKSDREEAGERAVTRDEAERLAGRLGMPYVEASSKTGENVTPAFELLTRRIYQGLLSGEVQLRDGWDGVKSSEPRRPSQLSPTGEPAKEDRKCAC; this is encoded by the exons ATGGACCTGACCCTGTGGCAGTACCAGTTCCGCATCATCATGCTGGGCGACTCGACGGTGGGCAAGTCGTCCATGCTGAAGCGCTACACTGAGGACCTGTTCATGGAGTGCCTGAACCAGACCGTCGGAGTGGACTTCTACGTGCACTTCCTGGAGGTGGAGCCCAACGTGAGGGTCAAGCTGCAGTTCTGGGACACGGCGGGCCAGGAGAGGTTCAG gtcAGTGACGCGGTCCTACTACCGTAACTCTGTGGGCGGACTGCTCGTCTTTGACCTGGGGAACCGGACGTCGTTCGAGCACCTGGAGGAGTGGCACCAGGAGGTGCTGGAGCACGTGCAGCCTCACGGCGTGCTCTTCGTGCTGGTGGGCCACAAGAGCGACCGCGAGGAGGCGGGCGAGCGCGCCGTCACCCGGGACGAGGCCGAGAGGCTGGCGGGCCGCCTGGGCATGCCCTACGTGGAGGCGTCGTCCAAGACGGGCGAGAACGTGACGCCGGCCTTCGAGCTGCTGACGCGCCGCATCTACCAGGGCCTGCTCAGCGGAGAGGTGCAGCTCCGAGACGGCTGGGACGGCGTCAAGAGCTCGGAGCCTCGCCGGCCCTCACAGCTGTCTCCCACGGGGGAGCCCGCGAAAGAGGACAGGAAGTGCGCCTGCTAA
- the taf12 gene encoding transcription initiation factor TFIID subunit 12: protein MANNANAPGKVLGTPGPAGRLSPEGSQVLSKKKLQDLVREIDPNEQLDEDVEEMLLQIADDFIESVVTAACQLARHRKSSTLEVKDVQLHLERQWNMWIPGFGSDEIRPYKKACTTEAHKQRMALIRKTTKK, encoded by the exons ATGGCAAACAATGCCAACGCACCTGGGAAGGTCCTGGGAACTCCTGGACCCGCTGGAAGACTTAGTCCGGAGGGAAGTCAG GTCCTGAGTAAGAAGAAGCTTCAGGATCTGGTCCGGGAAATTGACCCAAATGAGCAGCTTGATGAggatgtggaggag ATGTTGCTGCAGATCGCTGACGACTTCATTGAGAGCGTGGTGACTGCTGCCTGTCAGTTGGCTCGCCATAGGAAGTCCAGCACCCTGGAAGTGAAGGACGTCCAGCTACACCTTG aacgCCAGTGGAACATGTGGATCCCAGGCTTTGGCTCCGATGAGATCCGCCCGTATAAGAAGGCTTGCACCACAGAAGCCCACAAACAG AGAATGGCACTGATCCGCAAAACGACCAAAAAGTAG
- the ctps1b gene encoding CTP synthase 1b, producing the protein MKYILVTGGVISGIGKGIIASSVGTILKSCGLRVTAIKIDPYINIDAGTFSPYEHGEVFVLDDGGEVDLDLGNYERFLDIRLTKDNNLTTGKIYQSVINKERRGDYLGKTVQVVPHITDAIQEWVMKQAKVSVDEDGVEPQVCVIELGGTVGDIESMPFIEAFRQFQFKVKRENFCNIHVSLVPQPSATGEQKSKPTQNSVRELRGLGLSPDLIVCRCSTVLDTAVKEKISMFCHVEPEQVICVHDVSSIYRVPLLLEEQGVMGYFCTRLNLHVDMRPRRMLTKWKEMSDRSDRLLEHCSIALVGKYTKFSDSYASVIKALEHSALAISHKLEVKYIDSADLEATKLQEEPVKYHEAWQKLCSADGVLVPGGFGVRGTEGKVQAISWARKQKKPFLGVCLGMQLAVCEFARNVLGWQDANSTEFDPDSKHPVVIDMPEHNPGQMGGTMRLGKRRTIFKSNTSVLRKLYGDADYVDERHRHRFEVNPDLKHHFEDRGLHFVGQDVEGERMEVIELEDHAYFVGVQYHPEFTSRPIKPSPPYFGLLLAAAGKLQSYLQKGCRLSPRDTYSDRSGSSSPDSEISELRFTS; encoded by the exons ATGAAGTACATACTGGTTACGGGTGGTGTCATCTCCGGCATCGGAAAAGGAATTATTGCCAGTAGTGTAGGCACCATTCTGAAATCCTGTGGCCTTCGTGTCACTGCTATTAAGATCGACCCCTACATCAATATCGACGCTGGCACCTTCTCCCCTTATGAGCATG GGGAAGTGTTTGTACTGGACGATGGTGGCGAAGTGGACCTAGACTTGGGGAACTACGAGCGCTTTCTAGACATCCGACTCACCAAAGACAACAACCTCACCACGGGGAAGATCTACCAGTCTGTCATtaacaaagagagaaggggggattaTCTGGGGAAAACCGTCCAAG tggTGCCTCACATCACCGATGCCATTCAGGAGTGGGTCATGAAGCAAGCTAAAGTATCTGTGGATGAAGATGGTGTAGAGCCCCAAGTCTGTGTCATTGAG CTGGGTGGGACCGTAGGAGACATTGAGAGCATGCCTTTCATTGAAGCCTTCAGGCAGTTCCAGTTCAAAGTCAAGAGGGAGAACTTCTGCAACATCCATGTCAGCCTTGTCCCACAG CCTAGTGCTACTGGAGAGCAGAAGAGCAAGCCCACCCAGAACAGCGTGCGGGAGCTTCGAGGCTTGGGCCTGTCCCCCGACCTG ATTGTGTGCCGTTGCTCCACAGTGCTGGACACTGCTGTCAAAGAGAAGATCTCCATGTTCTGCCACGTGGAGCCAGAGCAG GTGATCTGTGTGCACGACGTGTCGTCCATCTACAGGGTGCCcttgctgctggaggagcagggCGTCATGGGCTACTTCTGCACGCGCCTCAACCTGCACGTGGACATGAGGCCGCGCCGGATGCTCACCAAGTGGAAGGAGATGTCCGACAG GTCCGACCGCCTCCTGGAGCACTGCTCCATCGCCCTGGTGGGGAAGTACACCAAGTTCTCCGACTCCTACGCCTCCGTCATCAAAGCCCTGGAGCACTCTGCTCTTGCCATCAGCCACAAGCTGGAGGTCAAG TACATCGACTCTGCGGACCTGGAGGCCACAAAACTACAGGAGGAGCCGGTGAAATACCATGAGGCATGGCAGAAactctgcagtgcaga cGGGGTCCTAGTGCCGGGTGGGTTTGGTGTGCGTGGAACAGAGGGAAAGGTGCAAGCCATCAGCTGGgcaagaaaacagaaaaagccCTTTTTAG GGGTTTGCTTGGGCATGCAGTTGGCCGTGTGCGAGTTTGCCAGGAATGTTCTTGGCTGGCAAG ATGCCAACTCCACAGAATTTGACCCAGACAGCAAACATCCGGTG GTGATTGACATGCCAGAGCACAACCCTGGCCAGATGGGCGGGACCATGAGGTTGGGCAAGAGGAGAACCATCTTCAAATCCAACACCAGCGTTTTAA GAAAGCTATATGGAGATGCAGACTATGTTGATGAAAGGCATAGACATCGCTTTGAG GTCAATCCAGACCTGAAGCATCACTTTGAGGACAGAGGACTGCATTTTGTTGGGCAAGATGTGGAGGGTGAAAGAATGGAGGTGATTGAGCTAGAAG ACCACGCCTACTTCGTGGGAGTGCAGTACCATCCAGAGTTCACGTCCCGTCCCATCAAGCCTTCGCCCCCGTACTTTGGCCTGCTCCTGGCTGCCGCGGGGAAACTGCAGAGCTACCTGCAGAAGGGATGCCGTCTGTCTCCAAG GGACACGTACAGTGATCGCAGTGGCAGCAGTTCGCCAGACTCGGAGATCTCTGAGCTCAGGTTCACCTCGTAA